Proteins encoded by one window of Nicotiana tabacum cultivar K326 chromosome 10, ASM71507v2, whole genome shotgun sequence:
- the LOC107760143 gene encoding putative glutathione S-transferase parA, whose translation MESNNVVLLDFWPSSFGMRLRIALALKGIKYEAKEENLSDKSPLLLEMNPVHKKIPILIHNSKPICESLNILEYIDEVWHDNCPLLPSDPYGRSQARFWADYIDKKIYSTGRRVWSGKGQDQEEAKKEFIEIFKTLEGELGNKTYFGGDNLGFVDVALVPFTSWFYSYETCANFSIEAECPKLVVWAKRCMENESVSKSLPHPHKIYDFVLELKHKLGLA comes from the exons ATGGAGAGCAACAACGTGGTTCTGCTAGATTTCTGGCCAAGCTCTTTTGGTATGAGGCTAAGAATTGCATTGGCCTTAAAGGGaatcaaatatgaagcaaaggAGGAAAACTTATCTGATAAAAGCCCTTTGCTTCTGGAGATGAACCCTGTTCACAAAAAGATCCCTATTTTGATTCACAATAGTAAACCCATTTGTGAGTCTCTAAACATTCTTGAGTACATTGATGAAGTCTGGCATGACAATTGTCCATTACTTCCTTCTGATCCTTATGGAAGGTCACAAGCCAGATTCTGGGCCGACTATATTGACAAGAAG ATATATAGCACAGGAAGAAGAGTGTGGAGCGGTAAAGGTCAAGATCAAGAAGAAGCAAAGAAGGAATTCatagaaatcttcaagactttggAAGGAGAGCTTGGAAATAAAACTTACTTTGGTGGTGATAATTTGGGTTTTGTGGATGTGGCTTTGGTTCCCTTTACTAGTTGGTTTTATTCTTATGAGACTTGTGCAAATTTTAGTATAGAAGCAGAGTGTCCAAAGCTGGTGGTATGGGCAAAAAGATGTATGGAGAACGAGAGTGTATCAAAGTCCCTTCCTCATCCTCACAAGATCTATGATTTTGTCTTGGAACTCAAGCACAAGCTTGGTCTTGCTTGA